The following proteins come from a genomic window of Ktedonobacterales bacterium:
- a CDS encoding protein kinase, giving the protein MAGLEGARLGAYELIERVGSGGMAEVYRAKQSTAFGREVAVKVIRQGYSEDKMFRERFLREAQAIAKLSHPNILPLIEFGEENDLLYLVMPYAPDGTLRDLIARVNGPLPLSDATEIFTQLCDAVQYAHEQGIVHRDIKPQNVLIQRGKHLLLADFGIARDASSDQKLTSTGAGVGTVEYMAPEQAMGKSDARSDLYSLGIVLYQMLTGRVPFSGSTPFEIMMKQAQDALQPARSLNPSLPREADGVLAMALAKDPDRRFQSASALLRAVQGLTQAGQGSQVDLSTRAAPTPRQIGAEGYGFPSSPSRGSNPGAGYGSNPGVGYGSNPGRGAPPTWGDIPSRPRHRAGERDPYSSYGDNRPSAGRGSRPYNAPPDPYNDYSDDRTVAAPPPRRPTNPYGGSPSRSGTRPPGVARPEWPPDNAPNRSSNRWLLIVAAVLVVAALAVGGLAYVNLHTGTGAAPITAATNTPASTVTVTPTTPPVLKPSYAFMRDYQVFVSLHGQAPQQMTNIPQVGQPNSFLNAGVNYDYPLTPLLFSPDGRYIAALIAVVTGPSDGFYFGNLYVIDTQTSAVTTPNSPGSSKLITALGGANSIAWADNHTLLISGDENNASILAYDAASGKAKVAFSPNGGAIPVGSVVVRGHFAFYSELVSKSASSYDLILRQYDLNAHSDKKLFTLGTAQALEGPGPQFTGYAPFDISPDGTRILWHGRRPGGSSDGIWYSKLNQTSLFHLFSGVDLGQNSDNLPFQPTPLLSPDGKKALLTTANAVYTINVDGSGIKTYAYPNAQASWLPNSSGITIAQPTSSTVPSYKTFTCALSNGGCSAFQDNGGPLYWSPV; this is encoded by the coding sequence ATGGCTGGACTGGAAGGGGCGCGGCTCGGCGCCTATGAACTCATTGAGCGCGTCGGCAGTGGAGGGATGGCTGAGGTCTACCGCGCCAAACAATCTACCGCGTTCGGCAGAGAAGTCGCTGTCAAAGTCATTCGCCAGGGCTACAGTGAAGATAAGATGTTTCGTGAGCGATTCCTGCGCGAAGCGCAAGCCATTGCCAAACTCTCGCACCCCAACATCCTGCCCCTCATCGAATTTGGCGAAGAAAACGACTTGCTCTACCTCGTCATGCCCTATGCCCCTGACGGTACCCTGCGCGACCTCATCGCTCGCGTCAACGGACCGCTCCCCCTCTCCGATGCTACCGAAATCTTCACCCAACTGTGTGACGCTGTACAATATGCCCACGAACAAGGCATCGTTCACCGCGACATCAAACCGCAGAACGTCCTCATCCAGCGCGGCAAACACCTGCTGCTGGCCGACTTCGGCATTGCCCGCGACGCCAGCAGCGACCAGAAACTGACCTCAACCGGAGCGGGCGTCGGCACCGTCGAATACATGGCCCCCGAACAAGCGATGGGCAAAAGTGATGCCCGCAGCGACCTCTACAGCCTGGGCATCGTCCTCTATCAAATGCTCACCGGGCGCGTCCCCTTCAGCGGCAGCACTCCCTTCGAGATCATGATGAAGCAGGCCCAAGACGCGCTTCAGCCCGCGCGCTCATTGAACCCATCGCTCCCACGCGAAGCCGATGGTGTGCTGGCAATGGCCCTGGCAAAAGACCCCGACAGACGCTTCCAGAGCGCCAGCGCGCTCTTGCGCGCCGTCCAGGGATTGACTCAAGCAGGACAAGGCAGCCAGGTTGATCTGTCCACTCGCGCCGCGCCCACCCCGCGCCAGATCGGCGCTGAAGGCTATGGTTTCCCGTCCTCCCCATCGCGTGGCTCCAATCCGGGCGCTGGATATGGCTCTAACCCTGGAGTGGGCTATGGCTCCAATCCAGGCCGGGGCGCGCCCCCAACCTGGGGCGACATACCCTCCAGACCGCGCCACCGCGCTGGCGAACGTGACCCCTACAGCAGCTACGGCGACAATCGGCCTTCCGCTGGCCGGGGCAGCAGACCCTACAACGCGCCTCCTGACCCCTACAACGACTATAGCGACGACAGAACCGTTGCCGCCCCGCCGCCGCGCCGTCCAACCAATCCCTATGGCGGTTCGCCCAGCCGTTCCGGCACACGTCCGCCGGGTGTTGCCCGCCCTGAATGGCCGCCCGACAATGCCCCCAACCGCAGCAGTAACAGATGGCTGCTCATCGTCGCAGCAGTGCTGGTCGTTGCCGCGCTTGCCGTCGGCGGGCTGGCCTATGTCAACCTCCATACTGGCACCGGCGCCGCGCCCATCACAGCAGCTACCAACACTCCGGCCAGCACCGTGACCGTAACCCCCACCACGCCCCCTGTACTCAAGCCGTCCTATGCCTTCATGCGCGACTATCAGGTCTTCGTCTCTCTTCACGGACAGGCCCCCCAGCAAATGACCAACATCCCCCAGGTGGGCCAACCGAATTCATTCTTAAACGCGGGCGTCAACTACGACTACCCCTTGACGCCGCTCCTTTTCTCGCCCGACGGGCGTTATATCGCTGCCCTCATCGCCGTCGTCACCGGCCCAAGCGATGGGTTTTACTTCGGCAACCTCTACGTCATAGATACTCAGACCAGCGCCGTCACCACCCCAAACTCCCCTGGCTCCAGCAAACTTATCACCGCCCTGGGCGGCGCAAACAGCATCGCCTGGGCCGATAACCATACCCTGCTCATCTCCGGCGACGAAAATAACGCTAGCATCCTCGCCTACGACGCCGCCAGCGGCAAGGCCAAGGTCGCCTTCAGTCCCAATGGAGGAGCTATCCCCGTTGGCTCAGTCGTCGTGCGCGGTCACTTCGCCTTCTACAGCGAACTCGTCTCCAAATCTGCCAGCAGCTACGACCTCATCCTCCGCCAATACGACCTCAATGCCCACAGCGACAAAAAGCTCTTCACCCTGGGGACCGCGCAAGCCCTCGAAGGGCCAGGCCCGCAGTTCACCGGCTACGCCCCCTTCGACATCTCGCCCGACGGCACACGCATCCTCTGGCATGGCAGGCGGCCCGGCGGCAGCAGCGACGGCATCTGGTATAGCAAGCTGAATCAAACGAGCCTCTTCCACCTCTTCTCTGGGGTAGACCTGGGGCAGAACTCCGACAACCTTCCCTTCCAACCCACGCCGCTCCTTTCGCCCGATGGCAAAAAAGCTCTGCTCACCACCGCCAACGCCGTCTACACCATCAACGTAGATGGCAGCGGCATCAAAACCTATGCCTACCCCAACGCCCAGGCATCCTGGCTGCCCAACAGCAGCGGCATCACCATCGCTCAGCCGACCAGCTCGACAGTCCCATCCTACAAAACCTTTACCTGCGCCCTCAGCAACGGCGGCTGCTCTGCATTTCAGGACAACGGCGGCCCATTGTACTGGTCGCCAGTCTAA
- a CDS encoding ABC transporter permease: MAKMVAAPETTRQRRVAVKRLLDVEAILMLCERDLVRFFRERTQLYGSLARTVVWLFILGVGLRGSVRAPDNLSYLVFVFPGMMAMAIVFASFQSAISIIFDREFGFLKEILVAPIPRTSIVIGKGLAGALMATLQGTLIFVFAPFVGVWPAPWAILASMGVMLLTGLGLTGVGILIASRMRSFEGFGTINNFIILPLYFISGAQFPLTNAPRWLQVIALFNPLTYAVDMLRGLLDGYWVYPPALDLGVVVGFAVVILSAATFVFGRQE, encoded by the coding sequence ATGGCGAAGATGGTTGCTGCGCCAGAGACGACCAGGCAGAGGCGCGTGGCGGTGAAGCGGTTGCTGGATGTGGAGGCGATCTTGATGCTGTGCGAGCGTGATCTGGTGCGCTTTTTCCGCGAGCGAACGCAGTTGTATGGGTCGCTGGCGCGCACAGTGGTCTGGCTGTTTATTCTAGGGGTGGGCTTGCGCGGTTCGGTGCGCGCGCCCGATAACCTTTCGTATCTGGTGTTTGTGTTCCCTGGGATGATGGCGATGGCGATTGTCTTTGCTTCATTTCAGAGCGCGATCAGTATTATTTTTGATCGGGAGTTTGGCTTTCTCAAGGAGATTTTAGTTGCGCCGATTCCGCGCACGTCTATTGTAATTGGCAAGGGGCTGGCAGGCGCGCTGATGGCTACGTTGCAGGGGACGCTTATCTTTGTGTTTGCGCCGTTTGTGGGGGTCTGGCCCGCGCCGTGGGCGATTCTGGCTTCGATGGGGGTGATGCTGCTGACAGGGCTAGGATTGACGGGCGTGGGCATTCTGATTGCGTCACGGATGCGTTCGTTCGAGGGTTTTGGGACAATCAATAATTTCATTATTCTGCCGCTGTATTTCATCAGCGGCGCGCAGTTTCCGCTTACCAATGCTCCGCGCTGGCTCCAGGTTATTGCTCTTTTCAATCCGCTGACGTATGCGGTTGATATGCTGCGCGGCCTGCTAGATGGCTATTGGGTATATCCGCCCGCGCTTGATCTTGGGGTGGTGGTGGGATTTGCGGTGGTCATTTTGAGCGCGGCGACGTTTGTTTTTGGTCGGCAGGAGTAG